The genomic DNA CGTACGATGATGGTGGGTCCCTTGGCCCCGCGTGTAGGGGTGAGTCTCATTGGCTCCACGTGATTGTCGATGTGTTGATCTCCCACGTATGACCCATTAATCGGGTCCCACGTGAGGGGGCATGTTGAAATATCCTACATCGACAATATCtatgagaaaagaagagtttaaatattttaacctcattctaactaataccgagattttttgtgataaaactcaacATCTGACAGATTGTGcacttggtaattaccaagttggagaCAATATTGGTATTGTTGAAAGTGGGCCCTTGACCCGTCTCTTTGATAATTCTAGAGACATACTTAGTTTTTGAATCCCCTTCATCTCTCGTTCTTGTTATGTGACATGTCTGCTTCCATTCTTCAAACCTATACGAAAATATGGTTAGGTCTATCACTTTAATTATCCACCGACTCCCTAAACAACGCGGCATtacaaattcatgcatgcatttGAACTATAAACTTCACCAAAACTTAATATCAAAGAGAAAATCTGCCTTCAAGCTCAATATTGGAAGactttgaatattttgaaaAGGACAGAAACGATCAATTTATTCAAGGAAATTTTGAAGTTTAgttgattaatttatttgtttcagcATCGATATTTGACTTCATCAAAGTGTTAATCGATATGGGAGACTGGATCAAACTTAACacgttaataaaaataatatccTAACATATATTGGTTGGCTGGTGCCATCTTTTACAGATGACCTAATATTCATGGGACCAATTAACCGGCCGGCCGGCCTAATGCCTAATCGATTAATTGAACTAGCTATAGCTCTAACTGCAGACCAGCTTAATTTGGATTGTATTCGCAGGATCGATGATCTACCTACTCAAAATCATGAATCCTTTGAATTTTCCCCCATTGCATCACCTAATGTCCAATATTGTGGGGGCTAGAAATCACCACAGAGCGGCTTATAGCTGGGGACGAATTTCAGACTCGTATTCCACACGGCacgtcttaggttcgattcctAGCATTAGTAAATCTATGATGGTGGTCAGAGGTAAGTTGAAATGCCGTTGTGAGTCTTTCTAATCCTTGAAAGAGTGGAGCCATGGTGAAGTCACCAGCTGGCcccttttataaaaaaaaatattgtggaGGCTAGCACATTGTGAGTGGGGTCGCGATGAAACCACTAGCTGATTccttttatcaaaaaaaaaaaaaaaaaatgtgggggCTAGCAAATTGTGTCTGTTCACCTATTTCGTAATATGTACAGAACGATCGTACAAATTATAGAGTTTTCTGCACCAAATGAGACAATACATGCAATGGGAAATAGCATAAATTTGTTTGTCTTTATttgtgtatgtgtatatatataaggacAAATATAGCATATACAAAATGTGGAACTAATTTAGATGCCGTagatgttaattaattaaaaaatagtgTTACACATAGTATAGTATTTGTTTTCTTATATTAGGAGTTAAGTTATAATACCAATTGTTGTCCTAATTAAGGAATTAATATACAATGTTTTCGGTGGTACTataatttagtgatatttctgtTCACGTATGTATAAGGGGTTTTAAGTTTGACTACCATAAATAATGAGTTCAGTTTGatgaatttattatttaacTTAGATTATATCCCCCCGTTAATGTGAAATATCATTgtgtataaaaaaagaaaaaaatgaaacaacaaTTACCAAGTCTATGCTTTCAGCATAGTTTGGATATGACCGAACAGTCTATTTAACTAAGGATCTCTACTGTAATATGGCCACGTAATGCTTGTTTGTATGCTTTTCCCACCATAGATTAAGTACTCAACCATGGAGTGTACTGGTTAATAATATTTGCAAAAAAGACGCTAGCAGTCTAGATCATATATAAAAAGGTCAAAGACAAATCCTACTAAACGAGTTGTTAATccaaaattgttttgtattaGATGCATCCAAGCGAGAGCCAGTTGGGTCTAACCTAAGGCTTTATTTAATGGTTTAGATCAGTTGGTGAAAGTAGGAGTcaatttttaacccaaaaacatgATCAAATGGTGAGTTAATTCTGCTTATGtccttttgttaaaaaataggTATTTTTTCTTCGAGaaatttttgtgtgtgtttggaATATTATCGTgtgatgttattattttatcatttttttttaatatagataGATGATATTGTAGATATGTTTCACTTCCgtgatatataaaaaaattaacgtATTATAATTTaagtcaagtaaagaaaaattataatttaagccAAGTACACTTAAACATTACTCGTCTTCTAGAGCATAAGTTCTCACCCTTAATTTTGATCAAGACTAATGTTATGTGGGTTTTAGGAATCTACAACATATTGGGTGCCTCATAGTACTTaacttgtcacatcccggtctaggcccccaccacatcctgggcccgactccaccgtagcacgatattatccgctttgggccccgaccacgccctcacgatttttttttctgggagctcgcacgagaacttcctagtgggtcactcatcttgggattgctcttgcgcgcgcttaacttcggagttcctatggaacccgaagccagtgagctcccaaaaggcctcgtactaggtagagatgagaatatacatataaggcttacaggatccactcccctaggatatgtgggatgtaacaatccaacccccttaggggcccgacatcctcgtcggcacacatccggccagggattggctctaataccaaattgtcacatcccaggcTTGACTTCACTGTAACAACATATTGTCCACTTTCGGccttgaccacgccctcactgttttatttctgggaattcacacaagaacttcccagtgggtcacccatcctgggattgctctcgcgtaaACTCGCCGGCACacatccggccagggattggctttgacaccaaattgtcacatcccggcccgggcccccaccacatcctgggctcgactccactgtagcacgatattgttcactttgggccccaaccacaccctcacggttttatttctgggaactcacatgagaactttccagtgggtcacctatcctgggaatgctctcgcgcgaacttgcttaacttcgaagtttctACAGAACccaaagtcagtgagctcccaaaaggccttgtgctaggtacagatgagaatatacatataaggcttacaggatccactccattaggtgatgtgggatgtaacataACCCATAAAGAAGATTTGTGTTGCCAAGTGCCACCAGAAACCCAGTTAATTAACCGTTAAACACCCATGTACAATCAACCAATTTTAACTACTTATAGTCTAATAATAAATTGTATTTCAAAAGTGTATTTTGGTGTTTTAGTGGTGTCAGTTAGGATGATGGGAAATTCTAATCCTATATTGTGATAAAATATATACTTTTAGGATTACAGCTTACTAAAATATCAACTCaaaatgtttactttgtttgtTCTAAAGCTTTTATGCGCTCCACCAACATTTCTTGGTCCTGGTACCACAAATACTCGATCGTGATACGTTACCACATGATGGATGTCCTTTTGCCTttaagtttgaaaaaaaaaaaaaaaaattaaaggagacCGAAATATATTTGATAGAAAATATTTCTCATCAAAGTTTCAATAAAGTTGAACCTAGATAGCTAGAACACAGTAACCTAAAATTTGGTAGATTCCTGTGTATGATCAAAAGATAGAAATCTTAATCGAGGGGCTATGCAGTGAATCTCCTCCCATAATTTGAAAGCCCTACAAGTATACACGGACAAAGATTGTCTGCCTTTTCATTTCTGATGCTCTCCCGTGCCTTTctattttgtgtggtcacggttaagccacatcaatattttatattatttttttttatagagataataagacaaaaatgaatagtaatataaaatattgacgtgatttaatcaTGACCACACAAACAAGAGGACATGGAAAGacatgggagggcagacaatccttgtccagtATACACTGGTCTTTGGGGGACAGGGAATGCATGGAAAATGCTAGCAAACTTCTTATTCTAGCTTCCTAGTTATTCTTCTCATTTTGCAATGCTTTGTGATGTACGATCACAAACGTTTATTCTTTAGGTCACTTTTTAGAGATTAtacatgtgaaaaaaaattgaaatcgttatcacctaatagttatccaataaataaatgaaccaggttttttaattagaaaagtAATATCTACACaattatttttctctctctgcACACTCTTGTTCCTATTTGTTTTATAgactaaagaaataaaaaaaagaatgtaGAGACATAATTAATAACACAGAGTGTGCAATAAGGAGAAAAAAAGTGCGTACTATTATTTTCTTTCGTTTATACATTACAATTTTGACAAATTAATTGAACGATCATACGATTTTTAATTCTGTTGATTGAAGAGTTTATCTATAATTGGTGAACTAAAGATTAAACGGTCTGGATTATCTTACAACACTACGAAATgaacagaaaaactaaaaagtagTGCTAAAATGTGTGAGCAAAAAGCTTCCCAGCACCCCATACTTCATATAATTCCACAAACAATGAGAGAGCTCCACATATTACAGTGATTGTGTCACATTGTAGAGTGGTGATGTAGCAATTGGTTGTTTGTATTGGATCACGTTGATTCTTTTGTACAAGTCTATGGATGCATGACAGCTGCTGCCATATGTGCAGGGCTCTCTCAAAGTTCGTAGGCTTTTGTGGTCTCAGCTTTGTAAGAATCTCTGTATTAATCATAAGCCTTTTGCTTcgtcttctctctcactggattGTACTACATCGATCCGACCATATTATTGCCAAATGACAATGCCTTTCGGTCTCTCACAGTCACAGGCTCACAGGTTCTTCAAGCTTCCATAAAGCTAGCTGGCAGAGTAGCACGTGCAACCCACACTTTATTACCTAATGCAAAACATCATAATTAGTTCGGTAGTTTGTTTCTTCCACGGGTAATGGAGGAGAATGTTAATTTACCCCGTCCCTAGTTTTGTATGATTATATGCTTATAGTTCTCATCTCAAAATTAGTCACGAAAATAACGTTACTTATATGAATCTTCACAAAAATAACAAAGTTTACTTAGTTACATACATGAATTACAGACAATGTAAAACAGTGCATGTGTAGTAGTATGTGGTGGGAGAATCATTTTGTCTTTGTACACTTATCCTATATCTTCAACATGTCAGAACTCAATTccatatttaaaaacaaaagaagaactaGTAACAAAGTATTATGAAATTAATAGACGATGGTttattctaaattaatttaaataacaACAAAGAATATTCGAACTTACATGTATAAAAGAAAGCATGTAcactattttattcaatttggcTAAACACAAGCTGCTATGAATTGATGACGTTTAGTatcatttttctgatttcatAATTAAATTATCCATATTCCATAATGTTTGTCATCATTTGCAATTTTTCACGAGTGTATCATTCTGTTGATTTTAATGGTAATATTTATGCTTCCATATCAGCAACTGTTGACATTAAATATCATTTTTAATCCATTCATTACGTGACATGTGTATATATGTCTGAACTGTATGTGTCTTTGTTAAATGCATATACACACGGATAAAGTATCTTCTAACCAAGATCACTTGATGTGCAGCTAGCATGCTAAGTTAAGTTCCCTCTCCTGCAATAATTAGTTCAACTTTATATCACGTGTAGTGTGCTGTGGATTTGGAGTAACTTTTTTGATGTATTCAGAATATCGTTATGTGATGTTATTTTAGGTAAATTATAACACATGTATTTTTTGTTAGTTAGTGTATTCTAAAAATAggatatattaattatatttttcatcactattataacatgtaaaataataatatcacgTGACTATATTCCCATCACACATAAAAATTTCTTGTGGATTTGGTTCATCATGAAGCCCTTTAAAAGCTCAGTTTCCCCAACCTTAAATAACTCACGAGTTGCATTTAAAAGCCAAAGTACTAACTAccaagagacagagagagagagagagagagagagagagagagagagagagagagagagagagagagagagagagagagagagctggcACAGAGCAAATGGCTCTGGAAGCGGTCGTTTTCCCTCAAGATCCATTTAGTTGCACTAACAAAGACCTCTACAACTTGTTAGGAGGAAATTTGAGCTATGTCGATGATCAGCAGCAAGCCTCTCTTGATTTTCTCGGCTACCAAACAGACCAGAATTACCCTAACTATGATACTTATTCCTCACCGCCTTCAATGGTATCGCACTTCAGTGAATTGCACCTCTCCAATCCAAATCCAGTTGGCAGCACTATAAACCCTGCTGGTGATCAACCCGAATTTCAACTACCATTGGAGGACACAATCAACGTATCTAGCAGTACTCGTGCGAAACGACGTCGTGCGAAGAGTAAAAAGAACGAGGAGGAGATTGAGAACCAGAGAATGACTCACATTGCGGTTGAGCGCAACAGAAGAAAACAGATGAATGAGTATCTCTCCGTTCTTCGATCTATAATGCCCGAGTCGTACGTCCAAAGGGTACTAATTACATATACATTCCTACTACtactttgttaattaatttcacTGTGTTTTTTTTGGATAAAGTTAGAAATCGTTTGATAacaatttcgttttttttttttgttttttcttcttcattatttctgaaaatgaaaatttatttgataattattttcagCTAAAAACTGAAAAAGTTATTACACGCCACTTAATATATTGGACAGACAAAAATATGTGACATTTTGGTTGTATTATTAGGGTGATCAAGCATCAATTATTGGGGGTGCGATTAACTTTGTGAAGGAGCTAGAGCAAGAAGTGCAATTCCTTGGCGTTCAAAAGCCAAATAATCGTGCGCCTTTTTCCGAATTCTTTACCTTCCCACAGTACTCAACAAGGTCTACTAGTGATCATGAGTCTACGGTGGCCACCATGGCGGAGCTGCCGCTACTCGAGTGCAGGTCGAGCAATATCGCAGCTGACATAGAAGTGACAATGGTGGAGAGCCATGCAAGCCTCAAAGTAAGATCCAAAAGGCTCCCAAAGCAGCTCTTGAAAATTGTTTCTGGGTTGCATGATATGCACCTCACCGTTCTCCATCTCAATGTTGTCACCGCTGATGATATTGTGCTCTATTCCCTGAGCCTCAAGGTAATTggaaaatcaattcaaaatttaatttagcaaaaaaaaaaaaatagaagattaAGATGAAGGAATTTGTATATGTTTTTATGATGAATCTTTAAAAATTAAGCAGGTTGAAGATGAGTGCATGCTGACTTCAGTGGATGAAATTGCAACAGCTGTCCATGAGATGCTAGCTAGGATTCAAGAAGAAGCAATGCTGGATTTGAACTGATCATCAAAACCTCGCTTTTAATTATCaattgccttttttttctttccaaatttaattatacCCTATGATGTGACAGACTCATACTTGGGTGTTTCTTCTCTGGTTGTAGACTGCTACCAAGTCATTCGGTTAATGTTTTACTTAATTTCAGTTtaaaaactcttttctttagATATAATAGACTAAGAGTGAGCCTTCTCTCTCATTTcatcttttctcttttgtctgtttttctttttaaatttttagaacatCAATCCTCGCAACTTTTTAGGTCATAAATTGTTAAAGAATGttgacaattaaaaataaattgtgtACAGAACTTGGAAAAATGGTGATTCGTGTCGAACTTGCGTACTTAACCCATTGTTCTCCAAATCAGTGAGATTGTTTGATTTAGCTATTTATTTGTGGAACTTATGTGGATGGATGAATTAATCACATCTAATTGAAAAATGACACGTAGAAGCTAGGAAGCTGATTTTTTGGGTCTTCGGCCCTATTGTGCAGTTATCAACCAGGGAGTTTTTAGACTACTCGCGAGCTATTTGTGGAGACTGATCTTTAGCACACTAGTAAAATATAGTATGTTTGTGGCCTCCATTCCCAGTTGCCTGCAAGTGTTCAGGTATATAAATAGTCAAGTTCAACAGGAAAATAGGTAATCACCACTTAAGGCATCTCCAATGTTAGTCCTCAAAGTTGTCCTTACCATTGTATTAACCCTATAAATGAGGAATAAAGAAGTTGAGTCCTTAAAGTATAGAGACATACCATATAGATGATTCAAGTCCCCACATATAAGGACAATATCGGGAGCAAAGTGCCGGTGCTAATGGGGTATTTTGAGTGGAAAACTTGGCCCACCCACGTGCAGATTCCTCGCTGTTGTGCTATTGTGCAGCTACATGCATGGTCccattgatttttcttttgtttatgaagaaaaaaaaaatcaacgatCTCGAtaactttttggtttttttttttatactgtTTAGATCGACAGCTGCGAAAGTAATAATgagtttttaatgttttattctGTAAATTTAAGGACTATACTATAAGGACACTCCTATTGGAATTAATAATCGTTTGGGGATAAGTATATTCCTTTTGAGTCTCTAAAtggtggtggggggggggggggtctcTAAATAGGGATTCCCATTGGATATGCTCTTATTAACTCAAAGTTCTCTTTGTATTAGTTTCTCTCAAACTATCTCTTTGTCGTAGGCATCATAAGCCCTTTGTTAGATATCCTCCTCTTTTTCTCTAATTCGTCAATTAGGCTATtgatatttattattttgtaggtggAGTTTCGTCCACTCAACCTTGGacgaaatttgcatccacacctCCTATTAGTGGGGTTATTGTCCTATATGTCTCTTTGTATTTCAATAAGATTTCATAGTTTTTCCTATAAAAAATTTGTGTaccaattgttttctttttggatagtgctattcacacacttatttttatctCTTACACAGCCTTGTCAATTTTTGGCCATTGATGTTCAATCATCCGATTCAATGGTTAAAAATTGAGAAGGgtatatgagaagtaaaaatgtgtagttacctttctttttttggtcaatttgcTTCATATTGTTTGAGTAGAGGGAAAAGTGAAGTAAACGACAAAAAGATACATGCTTTCTTTTTGCTAATTCACTACATGACAAATATCTATtaaatgaatgatttattttttaggaCGTGATAAGTATCTATTGGACTGATGACACCACTAAATCTATATCTTAATTGCAAGAGAATCCCTCCTTCCAAAAAATTGATGTCCCTCGAAAAATAATCGTTCAAATGGTTTTGTTAACCAAGCCCAGGAagcaaaaatgaagaaaaggaGCCATATTCGAATGATGACTCCGATAGAACCATATTTTCGTACTTTACAAATAAAACCATTTATGCAGTTTCAGAACTATTAATCTTGCATCTATTGAATTGTGACGAGTCCCAAAGAGTACACAAAATAGTTAAGGTTTGGGTTAGCTCAAGTGATCAGGAagaatgaaattatgaattaggATTAGAATAGGTGCATGGTTTAATTTAATGTGATCGAAAAAGAAAAGTATAGGCAATTTGCAAACCGTGTGGTTCACAGGCTCACTTGGAGAGCGTTGTTTAGAGTTGGTATGGACATTTTTACAATCAAGCATGAGGTGGAAGCTTTAGAATTGTTTAGTATTAGTAGTtttcatgagagagagagagagagagagagagtttgatgTTTGCTAGTTAAGCTTGGTAAATTACTTGTCTTGCAATATTGCTAGGTTTCCGTTACTAAGGCGAGCAGTTTATataatgtttttaaaaaattattatcttGTGGTAACATGAGCTAACTATGACTCTTGCATATACGTCACTCAAATAAACTAAGTGAGTCCTAAACAAGTACACAAGATAGTTAAAGCCTTGGGTTAGCTTAGGTGACGAGGAAGGATGAGGTAATCAGTTATGATCAAGAAAGTTACCAAGTCCAATTAATTTGCAATAATTCCTCAGCAGATTTCTAACATAATTAATAACATGTTCATAAATTTCAGAGAAGGATGTTGATCCTTTTTTCTGTCATTGTACACTTGACAAATAACCAAATCCTCAAGTATCTAGCAGGAAGTAAATCATTCATGCCATTGCAGACATCAACTACTGACATAATTAAGAAACATCcacattaaaattcaaatatcatATTGAGATGGAAAGATCGACATTAAAGTTTTAGTTGTTGGGAAGAGGCACTTCTTTTTCATTCTTCACGATTCCCTTCTGAACCATGAGCTTCTTTCTCCAGCTTCCTTCATTTAAAATTGACAACCACAaattactcaaaaaaaaaaaaaaaaaaaaaaaaatcaacttctCCATAATCTTTCGAATCCGGGTGAATCCAAAAGCGGCCGCCATCAAACTCTGGTGCTTTATTTCTTCATGGTGTTTGATGGAATCATGGTGTTGAGAATGAGTACCACATTAATGGGAGGAGGGATCTTGTatgagcttataagaggttgaactacttcccatattgtcaattggttttatggtagaacctcaactttctttataatGTTAGAGCAGGTTGTCCCAAGTGTGAAGCCAAATGGCCACACATTACCctgttgtgttgtccacgtgttaggcttcaAAATCCGCCACACGTGAGAGACGTGCTGAGAATGAGTCATACATTGATGGGAGACGGGGCCTTGCATGACCTTCTAAGAGGTTGAGCTACTctccatattaccaattgattttatgatacaatctcaactttcttcacatgGTGATGTGTTTGATGGAATCATAGTTCGGTTTGAATCGGACTTGGCTGGCTACAACCCAGACGGACGAGAAAGAGACAAAGGGCACTGTCACGCATAAGTGCGTTGTTCCAGTACCTAAAAACCCCTCAACGAATTTGAAGATGTTCCTGGACATTTTTTCCGGCGGTTTGGTGGTTTTCCTAATCAACGTTCTACTTGTGGCATAAAGATAAGGGAAGAATGCATAAACAATACACCCTAAGCATATACTTTTTCGGGTCGACCTCATAATTCATTGAAATTTCACGAAACAAAATATTCCACCAAGGAAGAAAGTAAAATAGACAATGAAAACACCAGTCAAGGAGAAAAACACGTTCCCCATGTAAAAAGATACAAAAGATTTGTCCagctaaaagaaaaatagacatgaaaacaaaaacgaaGATTATTGTCTGTCATAAGCTAATTTCCCTTGTCAAGACTACGATtggaaatcaaaaacaaaaaccatatGTCAGTAAGTCATATAGATTAATAAAATTCACCATCCAATTTATAAAGAAATAAGCGAAAAGAAAGCTTCGAACAACTTAGCATCTCTTACACAAAATGAATGCAAGTAGCCATATTCGGATACATCATAAGCGTTCAAATATAAGATCCGAGTTCAACTTGTTTCTGCAAACTTGTTTTCTAACCAAAGGGTGAACATCTTCCTGGAAACTTATCATATGTATGGACACTATTTTTCCATAAATCCGTTAATTCATTAACAAATAGCGcaaataaacatcaaaatgaACCTTCCTCAATCTTCGGTAATTAGTGGAGTCATCATCATATAATCTTTTCTCATTCACCTTCAAAGCAGCAAATTATAAGGAACTATGACGATCAATCAAGTGTTGTCAGTTTGGTTTAGAACCCCGAACAGAGTAAATCTGTCGATAGCAAGCCTTAATTTGATGTTGCGTGGGTCAACTACAAAAACTGGAGTACATCCGATCGAATTTTTTCAACGCCTCCCCTTTTACAAGATGCCTCATAACGATAATATCATCATTAACCCGTCATTTCTTATACCATCTCATGTGGCTTGCAGTATGTGTGGACTTGTAAAATCACTGCAATCTACACTTTAATAGAAGATAACACATCAGTTTTTGTGGAAGTCTCGTTCTTTGTCACTTTTGTGGAAATTTCATCGGTCTATtatgagattttattttatatttcggCTCACTGCacacaaaacatttatccaacTCTTTGTTTTCCTTATAGAACAATATACAATTATCTACATGTGAGGAAGTTTTTTCATACCCAAATCCGAGCTCGTTCAACACCTTCTACGCACTTTTAtgattgatgtgtaaattaaGGCAacctaaaaaatattaattctaATCACATTTATCTGCAAGTGCACGATTCGTAGATAGTATAGAAGTGCACAAAGTTAACCGAATCT from Pyrus communis chromosome 17, drPyrComm1.1, whole genome shotgun sequence includes the following:
- the LOC137723529 gene encoding transcription factor bHLH96-like: MALEAVVFPQDPFSCTNKDLYNLLGGNLSYVDDQQQASLDFLGYQTDQNYPNYDTYSSPPSMVSHFSELHLSNPNPVGSTINPAGDQPEFQLPLEDTINVSSSTRAKRRRAKSKKNEEEIENQRMTHIAVERNRRKQMNEYLSVLRSIMPESYVQRGDQASIIGGAINFVKELEQEVQFLGVQKPNNRAPFSEFFTFPQYSTRSTSDHESTVATMAELPLLECRSSNIAADIEVTMVESHASLKVRSKRLPKQLLKIVSGLHDMHLTVLHLNVVTADDIVLYSLSLKVEDECMLTSVDEIATAVHEMLARIQEEAMLDLN